In a single window of the Elaeis guineensis isolate ETL-2024a chromosome 4, EG11, whole genome shotgun sequence genome:
- the LOC105043616 gene encoding 14 kDa proline-rich protein DC2.15 — protein MASKAFASTALLFISLDLLFFSLVSSNYVPCPPPPYKPKPSPKPSPKPSPTPAYPSCPRDALKFGVCANVLQGLINVQLGNPPKKPCCSLLEGLADLEAAVCLCTAIKANILGTNLNVPVDLSLLLNYCGKKVPAGYKCA, from the coding sequence ATGGCTTCCAAAGCCTTTGCCTCCACCGCCCTTCTCTTCATCTCTCTCGACCTCCTTTTCTTCTCCTTGGTCTCCTCTAACTACGTCCCATGCCCACCTCCCCCCTACAAGCCCAAACCTTCCCCCAAACCTTCTCCCAAGCCATCTCCAACCCCAGCCTACCCTTCCTGCCCTAGGGATGCTCTCAAGTTCGGTGTGTGCGCCAACGTGCTCCAAGGTCTGATCAACGTCCAACTTGGTAATCCACCAAAGAAACCATGCTGCAGCCTTCTTGAGGGCCTCGCTGATCTCGAAGCAGCCGTGTGCCTCTGCACTGCCATCAAGGCCAATATCTTGGGCACTAACCTCAACGTCCCCGTCGACCTAAGCCTGCTTCTTAACTACTGCGGCAAGAAGGTCCCAGCTGGATACAAGTGCGCTTAG